Proteins from a genomic interval of Polaribacter sejongensis:
- a CDS encoding quinone-dependent dihydroorotate dehydrogenase: MYKSIVRPIFFLFDPEKIHYFTFSLVKTLCKIPFVPSIFRSLYVVDDKRLEKTLFGITFKNPVGLAAGFDKNAVLYNELANFGFGFIEIGTVTPKGQVGNPKKRLFRLKDDQGIINRMGFNNDGMEAAIKNLKKNKGKVIIGGNIGKNTATTPENYTQDYCEVFTELHPYVDYFVLNVSCPNVGSHAKLNDKDYLLELISACQKLNNKEKLQKPILLKIAPDLNNIQLDEIIELVHETKIDGVIASNTSTNRENLKASKERLAEIGNGGVSGQPVKNQSTAVIQYLAETSKKAFPIIGVGGIHSEKDALEKLNAGADLVQVYTGFIYEGPSLVKRINKAILKQS, encoded by the coding sequence ATGTACAAATCTATTGTAAGACCGATTTTCTTTTTATTCGATCCAGAAAAAATTCATTACTTCACTTTTTCTTTAGTCAAAACACTTTGTAAAATTCCTTTCGTTCCTTCTATATTCAGAAGTTTATATGTGGTTGATGACAAACGATTAGAGAAAACGTTATTCGGAATAACTTTTAAGAACCCAGTAGGTTTGGCGGCAGGTTTCGATAAAAATGCAGTTTTGTATAATGAATTGGCAAATTTTGGTTTCGGATTTATAGAAATAGGAACCGTAACTCCAAAAGGACAAGTTGGCAATCCTAAAAAAAGGTTGTTTAGACTAAAAGACGATCAAGGAATTATAAATAGAATGGGTTTTAATAATGACGGAATGGAAGCTGCCATTAAAAACCTTAAAAAGAATAAAGGAAAAGTTATTATTGGTGGAAACATTGGTAAAAATACGGCAACAACTCCAGAAAATTATACGCAAGATTATTGCGAGGTTTTTACAGAATTGCATCCTTATGTAGATTATTTTGTATTAAATGTAAGCTGTCCAAATGTGGGTAGTCACGCAAAACTAAATGATAAAGACTATCTATTAGAATTAATTTCTGCTTGTCAGAAGCTTAACAATAAAGAAAAACTACAAAAACCAATTTTACTTAAAATTGCTCCAGATTTAAATAATATTCAGTTAGATGAAATTATTGAATTGGTGCATGAAACAAAAATTGATGGTGTAATTGCTTCCAACACTTCTACAAATAGAGAAAATCTAAAAGCTTCAAAAGAGCGTTTAGCAGAAATTGGTAATGGAGGTGTTAGTGGTCAACCGGTTAAAAATCAAAGTACAGCTGTTATTCAATATTTGGCAGAAACTTCTAAAAAAGCTTTTCCTATAATCGGAGTAGGAGGTATTCACTCAGAAAAAGATGCGTTAGAAAAACTAAATGCAGGAGCAGATTTAGTACAAGTGTACACAGGTTTTATTTATGAAGGACCAAGTTTGGTAAAGCGAATTAATAAAGCAATTCTAAAACAATCTTAA
- a CDS encoding transporter, with amino-acid sequence MKTSKIVLGLVFGLALTAQTNAQGLLDGFTPKKGDLSVTASYTSSNYEKFYAGKTKMDAVPAHNEIDQNIYSLYAKYGITNKLSVVLNAPYISAEGNGVADPFNGTTKQDGFQDISVGLKYNAYTFDFDKLNLDVITGLSVDIPTGYEANGILSLGNNTFSTNLTAGLHLQNNDGLFATFLNSYQFKGDADNTAGGADFDVPNAYYATTKIGYASSFIYVEGWLDYLASTDGVDISDATFGGNFPETKVEYTRLGATIYKNIIPELGASVGVSSVIDGRNIGKSTNFSVGLTYNLNI; translated from the coding sequence ATGAAAACAAGTAAAATAGTATTAGGGTTGGTTTTTGGACTAGCTTTAACAGCACAAACTAATGCACAAGGATTGTTAGATGGTTTTACTCCAAAAAAAGGAGATTTATCTGTAACAGCTTCTTATACCTCTAGTAATTATGAAAAATTTTATGCTGGAAAAACTAAAATGGATGCAGTGCCTGCACATAATGAAATTGATCAAAACATATACAGTTTATACGCAAAATATGGTATTACAAACAAATTATCTGTTGTTTTAAATGCACCTTACATTTCTGCAGAAGGAAATGGTGTTGCAGATCCTTTTAACGGAACTACTAAACAAGATGGTTTTCAAGATATTTCTGTTGGATTAAAATACAATGCGTATACTTTTGATTTTGATAAATTAAATTTAGATGTTATAACGGGTTTAAGTGTTGATATTCCTACAGGTTACGAAGCAAACGGAATTTTATCTCTTGGTAATAATACATTTTCTACTAATTTAACTGCCGGTTTACATTTACAAAATAATGATGGTCTTTTTGCAACTTTTTTAAATTCTTACCAATTTAAAGGAGATGCAGATAATACTGCTGGTGGGGCTGATTTTGATGTACCAAATGCTTATTATGCAACAACTAAAATAGGATATGCAAGTTCTTTTATTTATGTAGAAGGTTGGTTAGATTATTTAGCTTCTACTGATGGTGTAGATATTAGTGATGCTACTTTTGGAGGAAATTTTCCTGAAACTAAAGTAGAATACACAAGATTAGGTGCAACTATTTATAAGAACATTATTCCAGAATTAGGAGCTAGTGTTGGTGTAAGTAGTGTAATTGATGGACGTAATATTGGTAAATCTACCAACTTTTCTGTTGGATTAACTTACAACCTTAACATATAG
- a CDS encoding SusD/RagB family nutrient-binding outer membrane lipoprotein, producing MKNKLIYILIAFFSFTSCEEYLDVNNNIDAPAEVEGYLYLAGITQQYQGIYYDLRAIAPMTQMMGTSSYTSFASNYYNLGSDAGGEIWRMTYWSQGQNLENLINQSIEAEDWTLAGIGLAMKAYSWDLLTKVHGEVPMNDAFVPSLLQHDYDYQKDVYTQVREWAYEAIEMLEKTDDQSYGDKLTNNDFIYGGDKEMWKKFSYAIIVRNLASLSNKSDFSGTYAQELITAAGKSFQSPSDDATVSVGGGSQSAPYSSYNNFWGTARGNLSYSYFQHDYAVQVFTGTVPKYEDATGDKIHIINTTNYYHPVELADKQIITDTLTNELGHYDPRVAVKLATESNPTYLNLNNTDSIKAYQYYGGSFTGSTGPIGQAPSFYGRTLSSQYQGTVHDGTGRWIYRDDAPYILTTYSEIQFCLAETYWKLGQKTDAFEAFKRGVSADMQTTARYISTGSEGSASGGDKITTSVFNSLASEYLNGPYAGALPLNEFTLSHIMMQKWVSLYPWGASEAWVDMRKYNYDIEYSGDVPSTGNGFVHALVDQKKDTDDTKVYKGFYLAPAQVEGRKGSYYTQNEGSPSYRIRPRFNSEYMWNIPSLEILKPISGTAENYHTSIPWFVYPGDLPQ from the coding sequence ATGAAAAATAAATTAATATACATACTTATAGCTTTTTTCAGTTTTACTAGCTGTGAAGAATATCTCGATGTAAATAATAATATAGATGCACCTGCTGAAGTAGAAGGATATTTATACCTAGCAGGAATTACCCAACAATACCAAGGTATTTATTATGATCTAAGAGCAATTGCTCCGATGACACAAATGATGGGTACAAGTAGTTACACAAGTTTTGCTAGCAATTACTATAATTTAGGAAGCGATGCTGGAGGAGAAATTTGGAGAATGACTTATTGGAGTCAAGGTCAAAATCTAGAAAACTTAATCAATCAATCTATAGAAGCAGAAGATTGGACCTTAGCAGGAATTGGTTTAGCAATGAAAGCTTACAGTTGGGATTTATTGACAAAAGTTCATGGAGAAGTACCAATGAATGATGCATTTGTACCTAGTTTACTACAGCATGATTATGATTATCAAAAAGATGTCTACACTCAAGTTCGTGAATGGGCTTATGAAGCTATTGAAATGTTAGAAAAAACTGACGATCAATCATATGGTGATAAATTAACTAATAATGATTTTATTTATGGTGGTGATAAAGAAATGTGGAAGAAATTTTCATACGCAATTATTGTCCGTAATTTAGCTTCTTTAAGTAATAAATCAGACTTTTCAGGAACATATGCTCAAGAATTAATTACTGCAGCAGGTAAATCTTTCCAAAGTCCTAGTGATGATGCTACTGTTTCAGTAGGTGGTGGATCACAATCTGCACCATACAGTAGCTATAATAATTTTTGGGGAACGGCAAGAGGTAATTTAAGTTACAGCTATTTTCAACATGATTATGCAGTACAAGTATTTACAGGTACAGTTCCTAAATATGAGGATGCAACAGGAGATAAAATTCATATTATAAATACTACAAATTATTATCATCCGGTTGAACTTGCAGATAAACAAATTATAACTGATACCTTAACAAATGAATTAGGTCATTATGATCCTAGAGTTGCAGTTAAATTGGCTACAGAAAGTAATCCAACATATTTAAATTTAAATAATACAGACAGTATAAAAGCGTATCAATATTATGGAGGTTCATTTACTGGTAGTACAGGACCTATAGGACAAGCTCCATCATTTTACGGAAGAACCTTATCTTCTCAATACCAAGGTACAGTTCATGATGGTACTGGTAGATGGATTTATAGAGATGATGCACCATATATATTAACCACATACTCTGAAATTCAATTTTGTTTAGCAGAAACCTATTGGAAGTTGGGTCAAAAAACAGATGCTTTTGAAGCTTTCAAAAGAGGTGTTAGTGCAGATATGCAAACAACAGCTCGTTATATAAGTACAGGAAGTGAAGGAAGTGCTAGTGGAGGTGACAAAATTACAACAAGTGTTTTTAATTCACTTGCATCAGAGTACTTAAACGGACCTTATGCTGGAGCATTACCATTAAACGAATTTACATTATCACATATTATGATGCAAAAATGGGTTTCTTTATACCCATGGGGAGCTTCAGAAGCTTGGGTGGATATGCGTAAATATAATTATGATATTGAGTATTCAGGAGATGTTCCTAGCACAGGTAATGGATTTGTACATGCACTAGTAGATCAGAAAAAAGACACCGACGATACTAAAGTTTATAAAGGTTTTTATTTAGCACCTGCACAAGTAGAAGGAAGAAAAGGATCTTATTACACACAAAATGAAGGTTCACCAAGTTACCGAATAAGACCACGATTCAATTCAGAATATATGTGGAATATACCTTCTTTAGAAATACTTAAACCTATTTCAGGAACAGCAGAGAATTATCACACGTCAATTCCATGGTTTGTCTATCCAGGAGATTTACCTCAATAA
- a CDS encoding LysE family translocator, whose protein sequence is MTETLISFVFATAILAFSPGPDNIFVLTQSIVNGTKYGIATVLGLMSGCLVHTSLVAFGVSAIIKENESLFFIIKLLGASYLLFLAFKVYKSDAKIVLSNSNIQKESVFQLFKKGFIMNVLNPKVALFFLAFFPQFLFSKTISNVIQFYTLGALFIAISFLVFSLIAILAGSISTYIKEHTKVGVYLKWGQIIVFTFIAIMILL, encoded by the coding sequence ATGACAGAAACTTTGATATCTTTTGTCTTTGCAACCGCTATTTTAGCATTTTCTCCAGGGCCAGATAATATTTTCGTGCTAACGCAAAGTATTGTAAACGGCACAAAATATGGCATTGCTACCGTTTTGGGGTTAATGTCTGGTTGTTTGGTGCACACTTCATTGGTCGCTTTTGGGGTATCGGCAATCATCAAAGAAAATGAAAGTCTTTTCTTTATCATTAAACTATTAGGAGCAAGTTATCTGCTCTTTTTAGCGTTTAAAGTCTATAAAAGTGATGCTAAAATAGTATTATCGAATAGTAATATTCAAAAAGAGTCTGTTTTTCAATTGTTTAAAAAAGGATTTATCATGAATGTTTTAAATCCTAAAGTCGCTTTGTTCTTTTTGGCATTTTTTCCACAGTTTTTGTTTTCTAAAACAATTTCCAATGTTATTCAGTTTTATACATTAGGAGCACTTTTTATTGCCATTTCTTTTTTAGTATTTTCACTCATTGCAATTTTAGCGGGCAGTATTTCTACCTATATAAAAGAGCACACTAAAGTAGGAGTGTATCTAAAATGGGGACAAATAATTGTATTTACCTTCATTGCAATTATGATTTTATTATAA